The Streptomyces pratensis genomic interval GCGGTGCACCGGGACGCGCTGCCGCTGGACCGGATCGTGGTCCCGACGCTGGTCCTCGCCGGTGCGAGCGACCCCCTCGCGACCCGGCCCGAGGTGCTGGCCTCGGCGATCGCGGGGGCTGAGCTGACGGTGCTGCCGGGGGACCACCTGACCGCCGTACGCGATCCCGCCTTCGCCGGGACCATAGCCGCGTTCCTCTCACGAGACTGAACACCGGGACTGCGCACGCCGGGACGGGGCGCGACACCGAGGCCACGCACGCCGGCACGGCACTCGACACCAGGAGCGCGCAGCCGGCACGGGACTCGACTCCGGGCAGCACGAAGGGGCCGGACCGCGGTACGCGCGGTCCGGCCCCGGTCGCCCCCCGGATCAGTGCGGGCAGTTGCCCTTGTAGTCCGCGATCGTCAGGCTGGTCGACGGGATCGGGCAGAGGAACTGCTCGTAGCGGGTGTCGTTGTCGATGAAGCGCTTCAGCCACGAGATGCTGTACTTCGCGATCGTCGTGTTGGACGTGTTCGGGGTGAAGTGGGTGGCACCCCGCAACTCCAGATACGCCTTGTCCAGCGAACTCGGCAGCGAGTTGTAGAACGGCTTCGAATGCGTGGTGACGGACGCCACCGTGTCACCGTCCGCGCCCACGATCAGCGTCGGGGTCTGCACCTCCGGCCACGTCTTGTCCGTGTTCCAACCGGTCAGCGGGATCGCCGCCTTCAGCGAAGGACGGTCCTTCGCGGCCTCCAACGTGCCGCCACCGCCCATCGAGTGCCCCATCACACCGAGCCGCGAGGAGTCGACCCGGCTGCGCACCGAACTGTCCTCCGTGAGGTAGTCCAGCGCGGCGAGCAACTGGTCACCACGGCTGGCGGGCTGGTCCAGCGTGGTGTTGGTGTCGATGGTGAACACCACGAAGCCCTGCGAGGCGAGACGCGGGCCCAGCCAGGCGATGCTCGACTCGTAAGCGGTGAAGCCGGGCGAGATGACGACCGCGCCGAACGTGCCGTCCGACGTGGACGTCGGGTAGTAGATCGTGCCGCCGCCGAAGCCTCTGACGAGCAGCGAGGACACCGAGGTCTGGGAGGTGGCGTACGAACCACGGCTCGCCTCGATGCTCGAGTTGCTCGGCGCCGGACCACGCTCGTACGGGTTGTCGGCGGCCTGGGCTCCGCCGGGGACGAGCGCGGTGAGCAGACCGGCGGTCGCCGCCGCTGCGGCGAGGGCGCCCTTGAAGGTGCGGGAGCGGCTCTTCGACATCCGGTGGCGCGGGGAGATGTCGCCGGAGGGGAGGTGCTGCTGCACGGGGATTCCTCTCGGTTGTGGCGGGACGGCACCGCGGCAGTCGGCGGCCCCGTCGTCCGGGGGCCTTCCGGGGTGCACCGCGTCGGTTGCGCCGTCGTTCGTTGGCCTGCCGCCACTTTCGCGGTGGTTCCCCGGTGCGGACATCGGCGAGATCGCCGGTCTTCGCTGCGCGCCCGTGACCGAGCCGGGCCGGCGGGGCAGCACGAAGGGGCCGGACCGCGTCGCGCGGTCCGGCCCCGGTCGTGTCGGTCAGGATCAGTGCGGGCAGTTGCCCCGGTACTCGGCGATCGTCAGGCTGGCCGACGGGATCGGGCAGAGGAACTGCTCGTAGCGGGTGTCGTTGTCGATGAAGCGCTTCAGCCACGAGATGCTGTACTTCGCGATCGTCGTGTTGGACGTGTTCGGGGTGAAGTGCGTGGCACCCCGCAACTCCAGATACGCCTTGTCCAGCGAACTCGGCAGCGAGTTGTAGAACGGCTCCGAGTGCGTGGTGACGGACGCCACCGTGTCACCGTCCGCGCCCACGATCAGCGTCGGGGTCTGCACCTCCGGCCACGTCTTGTCCGTGTTCCAACCGGTCAGCGGGATCGCCGCCTTCAGCGAAGGACGGTCCTTCGCGGCCTCCAACGTGCCGCCACCGCCCATCGAGTGCCCCATCACACCGAGCCGGGACGCGTCGATGCGGCTGCGGACCGAGCTGTCCTCGGTGAGGTAGTCCAGCGCCGCGAGCAACTGGTCACCACGGCTGGCCGGCTGGTCCGCGGTCGTGTTGGTGTCGATCGTGAACACCACGAAGCCCTGTGAGGCGAGGCGCGGTCCGAGCCAGGCGATGCTGGACTGGTAGGCGGTGAAGCCGGGCGAGATCACGACCGCGCCGAACGTGCCGTCCGACGTGGACGTCGGGTAGTAGATCGTGCCGCCGCCGAAGCCCCTGACGCTCAGCGAGGAGACGGAGGTCTGGGAGGTGGCGTACGAGCCACGGCTCGCCTCGATGCTCGAGTTGCTCGGCGCCGGACCACGCTCGTAAGGGTTTTCGGCGGCTTGGGCGCCCGGCATCAGCGCCGTGACGAGACCGGCCGTGGCGGCCGCAGCCGCGACGGCGAGTTTGATGGTGCGGGAGCGGCTCTTCGACATCCGGTGGCGCGGGGAGATGTCGCCGGAGGGGAGGTGCTGCTGCACGAGGGGGGATCCTCTCGGTTGTGGCGGACCACACCGCGGCAACCGGAGCCCAGTCGTCCGGGGGCCTTCGGGGGAGCACCGCGTGGTGGCGTCGTCATTCGTTGACGGCGCCACTCTGGCGGTGCTCCCTCCGGGCGGACATCGGCGAGATCGCCGGTCTTCCCGGTCGGCCATCTCACTGACCGGGGTCAGCGAACGGGGTGCCCGGCCTCCCGCAGAGCGCCCTTGACCTCGGAGATCCGCAGGTCACCGAAGTGGAAGACGGACGCGGCGAGGACTGCGTCGGCGCCCGCGTCGATGGCCGGCGGGAAGTCCGCGAGGCTGCCCGCACCGCCGGAGGCGATGACGGGGACGGTGACGTGGGCCCGTACCGCCTTGATCATCTCGGTGTCGTAGCCGTCCTTCGTGCCGTCGGCGTCCATCGAGTTGAGCAGGATCTCGCCCGCGCCGAGCTCCGCGGCCCGGTGCGCCCACTCGACGGCGTCGATGCCGGTGCCCCTGCGGCCCCCGTGGGTCGTCACCTCGAAGGTGCCCTCGGGGGTGCGCCGGGCGTCGACGGACAGCACGAGCACCTGGCGCCCGAAGCGCTCGGCGATCTCGCGGATGAGCTCGGGGCGGGCGATGGCGGCCGTGTTGACCCCGACCTTGTCGGCCCCGGCGCGCAGCAGCTTGTCCACGTCGTCGGGGGTGCGGACCCCGCCCCCGACGGTGAGCGGGATGAAGACCTGCTCAGCGGTGCGGCGCACCACGTCGTACGTCGTCTCGCGGTCACCGCTGGAGGCGGTGATGTCGAGGAAGGTCAGCTCGTCGGCGCCCTCGGCGTCGTACAGCTTCGCCATCTCGACGGGGTCGCCGGCGTCGCGCAGGTTCTGGAAGTTGACGCCCTTGACGACGCGGCCCTTGTCGACGTCCAGGCACGGGATGACCCGTACGGCGAGGGTCATCGCTCACCTGCCCGGTAGGCCTCGACCTCGACCTCGACGACGAGGGAGGGGTCGACGAAGCCGGACACGATGATCATGGAGGCGGCCGGGCGGACGTCGTCGAACAGCTCCTTGTGGGCGCGGCCCACCTCGTCGACGTCCCGGGCGTGCGTGATGTACATACGGGTGCGGACGACGTCCTCCCGGCCGAGCCCGACCTGCTTCAGGGCGTCGAAGGCGACCCGGAAGGAGGCGACGGCCTGCTCGTAGGGGCTGCCCGCCAGGATCTGGCCGTCGGCCACAGACGTGCAGCCGGAGACCAGGACGAGCCCGGTCGGGAGCTCCACGGCGCGGGAGTAGCCGAACTTCTCCTCCCAGGGGGCGCCCGAGGACACGCGGCGTACGGAGTCCGTCATGCGGCGACCGCCTTGAGGGCCTCCTCGAGGGTGAACGCCTTCGCGTAGAGCGCCTTGCCGACGATGGCTCCCTCGACCCCTTCCGGGACGAGCAGGGAGATCGCGCGCAGGTCTGCCAGTGAGGAGACGCCGCCGGAGGCGACGACGGGCTTGTCGGTGGCGGCGCAGACGTCCCGGAGGAGCGCGAGGTTGGGGCCCTGCAGCGTGCCGTCCTTGGCGATGTCGGTCACGACGTAGCGGGCGCAGCCCTCCGAGTCGAGGCGGGCCAGCGTCTCGTAGAGGTCGCCGCCGTCACGGGTCCAGCCTCGGCCGCGCAGCGTCGTGCCGCGGACGTCGAGACCGACGGCGATCTTGTCGCCGTGCTCGGCGATGACCTTGGCGACCCACTCGGGGGTCTCGAGGGCGGCGGTGCCGAGGTTGACCCGGCGGCAGCCGGTGGCGAGGGCGGCGGCGAGCGAGGCGTCGTCGCGGATGCCGCCGGAGAGCTCGACCTTGATGTCCATGGCGCCGGCCACCTCGGCGATCAGCGCGCGGTTGTCGCCGGTACCGAAGGCGGCGTCCAGGTCGACGAGGTGCAGCCACTCGGCGCCGGAGCTCTGCCAGGCGAGGGCCGCCTCCAGGGGCGAGCCGTAGGAGGTCTCGGAGCCGGATTCGCCGTGCACGAGGCGGACGGCCTGTCCGTCGCGTACGTCTACGGCGGGGAGCAGTTCAAGCTTCGGCATTACAGCGTCTCGATCCAGTTGGTCAGCAGCTGGGCGCCGGCATCGCCGGACTTCTCTGGGTGGAACTGGGTGGCCCACAGCGCGCCGTTCTCCACGGCGGCCACGAACCGCTCTCCGTGCGTGGACCAAGTGACCTTGGGGGCACGGATCTTGTCGTTGGTCACTTCGAGGGACCAGTCGTGCGCCGCGTAGGAGTGCACGAAGTAGTAGCGGGCCTCGGCGTCCAGCCCCGCGAAGAGCTGGGAGTCCTCGGGGGCCTCGACGGTGTTCCAGCCCATGTGCGGTACGACGTCGGCCTTCAGCGGTCCGACGGTTCCGGGCCACTCGTCGAGGCCCTCCGTCTCGACGCCGTGCTCGATGCCGCGCTCGAACAGGATCTGCATACCGACGCAGATGCCCATGACGGGACGGCCGCCGGAGAGCCTGCGGCCGATGATCCATTCGCCGCGCGCCTGCTTCAGACCCGCCATGCAGGCGGAGAAGGCGCCGACGCCGGGGACGAGCAGCCCGTCGGCGTTCATCGCGGTGTCGAAGTCGCGGGTGATCTCCACGTCTCCGCCGACGTGGGCGAGGGCCCGCTCGGCGGAACGGACGTTGCCGAAGCCGTAGTCGAAGACGACGATCTTCTTCTTGTCGCTCACAGTGCTACCTCAGTCCCAGAGTCCCTGGATCCGCATGATGCCCGCCACCAGGCACATCACGGACCCGATCCCGAGGAGCACGACGACGCCCTTGGGCATGCCCTGCTTCCAGAAGGAGTAGACGCCACCGGCCAGGAAGAGGCCGACGATGATCAGAACGGTGTTGAGGCCGGTCACAGGGCGCCCTTCGTGGACGGAAGGATTCCGGCTGCGCGCGGGTCGTGCTCGCTGGCGTAGCGCAGGGCGCGGGCCAGCGCCTTGAACTGGCACTCCACGATGTGGTGGGCGTTGCGGCCGTACGGGACGTGGACGT includes:
- the priA gene encoding bifunctional 1-(5-phosphoribosyl)-5-((5-phosphoribosylamino)methylideneamino)imidazole-4-carboxamide isomerase/phosphoribosylanthranilate isomerase PriA yields the protein MPKLELLPAVDVRDGQAVRLVHGESGSETSYGSPLEAALAWQSSGAEWLHLVDLDAAFGTGDNRALIAEVAGAMDIKVELSGGIRDDASLAAALATGCRRVNLGTAALETPEWVAKVIAEHGDKIAVGLDVRGTTLRGRGWTRDGGDLYETLARLDSEGCARYVVTDIAKDGTLQGPNLALLRDVCAATDKPVVASGGVSSLADLRAISLLVPEGVEGAIVGKALYAKAFTLEEALKAVAA
- the hisF gene encoding imidazole glycerol phosphate synthase subunit HisF, yielding MTLAVRVIPCLDVDKGRVVKGVNFQNLRDAGDPVEMAKLYDAEGADELTFLDITASSGDRETTYDVVRRTAEQVFIPLTVGGGVRTPDDVDKLLRAGADKVGVNTAAIARPELIREIAERFGRQVLVLSVDARRTPEGTFEVTTHGGRRGTGIDAVEWAHRAAELGAGEILLNSMDADGTKDGYDTEMIKAVRAHVTVPVIASGGAGSLADFPPAIDAGADAVLAASVFHFGDLRISEVKGALREAGHPVR
- a CDS encoding RidA family protein, producing MTDSVRRVSSGAPWEEKFGYSRAVELPTGLVLVSGCTSVADGQILAGSPYEQAVASFRVAFDALKQVGLGREDVVRTRMYITHARDVDEVGRAHKELFDDVRPAASMIIVSGFVDPSLVVEVEVEAYRAGER
- the hisH gene encoding imidazole glycerol phosphate synthase subunit HisH, whose translation is MSDKKKIVVFDYGFGNVRSAERALAHVGGDVEITRDFDTAMNADGLLVPGVGAFSACMAGLKQARGEWIIGRRLSGGRPVMGICVGMQILFERGIEHGVETEGLDEWPGTVGPLKADVVPHMGWNTVEAPEDSQLFAGLDAEARYYFVHSYAAHDWSLEVTNDKIRAPKVTWSTHGERFVAAVENGALWATQFHPEKSGDAGAQLLTNWIETL
- a CDS encoding alpha/beta hydrolase family protein; protein product: MQQHLPSGDISPRHRMSKSRSRTFKGALAAAAATAGLLTALVPGGAQAADNPYERGPAPSNSSIEASRGSYATSQTSVSSLLVRGFGGGTIYYPTSTSDGTFGAVVISPGFTAYESSIAWLGPRLASQGFVVFTIDTNTTLDQPASRGDQLLAALDYLTEDSSVRSRVDSSRLGVMGHSMGGGGTLEAAKDRPSLKAAIPLTGWNTDKTWPEVQTPTLIVGADGDTVASVTTHSKPFYNSLPSSLDKAYLELRGATHFTPNTSNTTIAKYSISWLKRFIDNDTRYEQFLCPIPSTSLTIADYKGNCPH
- a CDS encoding alpha/beta hydrolase family protein produces the protein MQQHLPSGDISPRHRMSKSRSRTIKLAVAAAAATAGLVTALMPGAQAAENPYERGPAPSNSSIEASRGSYATSQTSVSSLSVRGFGGGTIYYPTSTSDGTFGAVVISPGFTAYQSSIAWLGPRLASQGFVVFTIDTNTTADQPASRGDQLLAALDYLTEDSSVRSRIDASRLGVMGHSMGGGGTLEAAKDRPSLKAAIPLTGWNTDKTWPEVQTPTLIVGADGDTVASVTTHSEPFYNSLPSSLDKAYLELRGATHFTPNTSNTTIAKYSISWLKRFIDNDTRYEQFLCPIPSASLTIAEYRGNCPH